One genomic region from Cardinium endosymbiont of Dermatophagoides farinae encodes:
- a CDS encoding DUF6048 family protein gives MLRCIIKLLLVVVCAAAIPEHVVAKDKPSITSIWPTTWYIGLDLAKTCMGWCQKTGPAYEIHGSIDCSRILLSAGYGWGQIQRDSRQHNGSFAAAYGKYFRVGLDYNFLTPALHHNQFFIGLRYARSFFDFQLKSTKLYCNHLPDKPCDLECKPVPIALQHSGGAAIAHWWEIVAGGKAHLIGMVSIGCTARYKFSKKIENDLHAFPFDIPGFGLAEFDHAFGYSLYILLRIPLQKSDKVCGHYFSQKSVT, from the coding sequence ATGTTACGTTGTATTATTAAACTATTACTTGTTGTGGTGTGTGCTGCTGCTATCCCTGAGCATGTAGTGGCTAAAGATAAGCCATCCATCACTAGTATTTGGCCTACTACCTGGTATATTGGTTTAGATCTAGCCAAAACTTGTATGGGTTGGTGCCAAAAAACAGGCCCTGCTTATGAAATCCATGGGTCTATTGATTGTAGCCGCATCTTATTGAGTGCAGGCTATGGATGGGGACAAATTCAACGCGATAGCAGGCAGCATAATGGCTCCTTTGCAGCTGCTTATGGTAAATATTTTAGGGTAGGCTTAGATTATAATTTTTTAACACCTGCCCTCCATCACAATCAGTTTTTTATAGGCTTGCGTTATGCTAGAAGCTTTTTTGATTTTCAATTAAAAAGTACTAAGTTATACTGCAACCATCTGCCAGATAAACCTTGTGATCTAGAATGTAAGCCTGTACCTATTGCATTGCAGCATAGCGGTGGTGCTGCAATAGCCCATTGGTGGGAAATAGTGGCAGGTGGAAAGGCACATCTGATTGGTATGGTATCTATTGGTTGTACGGCCCGTTACAAATTCAGTAAAAAAATAGAAAATGATTTACATGCTTTTCCATTTGATATTCCAGGTTTTGGATTGGCAGAATTTGATCATGCTTTCGGCTATAGTTTGTATATTTTATTGCGCATTCCGCTCCAGAAAAGCGATAAAGTTTGCGGGCACTATTTTTCTCAAAAAAGCGTAACTTAA